TGTCCTTGGTGACTTTAATGATATTCTTTGTAGGGATGAAAGAATAGGCAGCAATGTCAGGTGTAAAAACTCTTCGGAATTTTGGGATTATGTTAATGAGTGCCACCTTAAAGATGTGAAATATCCTGGAAATTTTTATACATGGTGTAATAAGCAGATTGGAGATGAGAGGATTTATTCTAAAATAGATAGGGTTCTTGCAAATCCAACTTGGCTTAACTTGCATCATACAGCTGAAGTTATCTTTCAAAATGAAGGCCTATTTGACCACTCCCTAGCTGTGTTAACAATCTTCACATCTCCTCCTGGAGGAAAGAAACCTTTTCGATATTCCAGGATGTGGTCCTCTCATCCTGTGTATAGGAGGTTGGTTCAAAGCAGATGGCAGGAAATTGATAATGGCACTAAAATGTATCAGGTGGTCTCCAAACTGAAAGGTCTGAAGCCACTATTAAAGCAGTTAaataagcaatttttttttttcgatttacCTGCTGCTAATGCTAAGGCTAAGGAGGATTTGGATGCTTGTCAATCTAAGCTGCATCAAAACCCTTTGAACAATGAACTACAGAGCATCAAAGTTGCTGCAAGAAAGGAATATGCTACTATCCAAGCAGCATATATTTCTTTTCTACAACAGAAAGCAAAGTTACTCTAGCTTAAGGATGGGGATTCTAATTCAGCTTTTTACCACAGTAGTATCCGTGCTAGAAGAAGTCAAAACCGAATTCTTTCTATCATGGATTCTAATGGGGTAAGAATTGATAATCCTCAACAAATATCCTCTTTGTTTTTAGAATATTACTTCCAGCTGCTTGGTAGTAAGATGAATAATAGGAGATATGTGATGAAGAGTATTATCAAACAAGGACCTGTTCTCTCTAAGGACCAAGCAAGGATGTTAGTTCAGTAATTCTCAACAGATGAAGTCAAGAAAGCTATCTTTGATATCCCTGGCAATAAAGCTCCTGGACCTTATGGTTTCTGTAGctttttttttcaagataatTGGGATTTGGTGGGGAATGGTATTCATGAAGCCATAACCTCCTTTTTGCACTCTGGAAAGATTTTGAGGTAAACACTACTGTTTGACACTTATTCCCAAAACTAAGTATCCAAACTCAGTTGGAGACTACAGACCAATAGCATTGGAATGTGTTGTATAGAGCTACTACAAAGATGATTTGTTCAAGGCTCAAGTTAGTACTAACAGATTAGATTTCACAGAATCAGAGTGGATTTGTTCAAGGGAGATTCATTGGCCATAACATAATGGTCTGTCCGGATCTAATAAGACATTATGGAAGAAAATTAGCTAAGGCAAATTGTATGATAAAGTAGGATTTGCAAAAAGCATATGATACAGTGGAATGAGACTTCATTGAAGAAATGCTTTTGGCTTTCATGTTTCCAGCTAGCTTTGTCAACTTAACAATGCTTTGTGTTAAAACTCCTAAATTCTCTCTGATGTTCAATGGATCCAGGCACAGTTTCTTTGAGGAAAAGAGAGGGCTGAGACAAGGTGACCCAATGTCTCCTCTCCTGTTTGTTTTGGGAATGGAATATTTGTCCAGGATAATGAAGAAAGTAGGGCTTAAACAAGAATTCAAGTTCCATGAGAGATGTGGTGAGCTAAAGCTTAATCATCTTAGTTTTGCAGATGATGTCTTGTTATTTTGCAATGGAGATTACAAGAGCATTTATTACATGCTACAGGGCCTTGAACTATTCTCACAAATATCTGGTCTGAAGCCTAATCCCAATAAGACTGCTGTATAAACATGGGTGATACAAATTTCCAAAGAATATTGGATGCCTATGGATTTTCAAAACAGGATGTCCCATTTGAATGTTTAGGCATTCCCATCTGCCCAAAAAAGATTTCAGCAAAGGAGTGCTCTCTCCTAGTTGAAAAGATGGTTGTCAAGATTCGAACATGGAGTACTAAGAATTGGTCTTTTGCTTGAAGAGTTGCGCTCATTAATTCAGCCCTGATGGCAATCCATTCTTATTGGAGCAAAATAATGGTTCTTCCAAAAAGCATTGTTAAGGAAATTGAGTCTATCTACAGAGGCTTTCTTTGGAATAGCAAGCAACACCTAACAGAGGAAGCTGTTGTAGCTTGGCCCAGTCACATACCTACATAGTCTTACAATCATCACACATGACTTTCCCCAGGCAATGTAAAATTGTACATCCCCTAGTCTTTCCCCTTTGGATCATGGGACTCTAACTGTCACAGACTTGATACTTAGAATGGAAAGGATAGCCTCTTTCACTTCCTCAACTCTATGttcatcttgtaaaatattgAGATGTGACCATGAAATCTTAGGTCCAGCATCCATAATTGTTTCATTCACATGAAATCTTCCTTCCATGACAGTGCCCAACAAATTTTGATAATACTTTAGAAAAGCATATTGAACACTGGTTGGATCATCACACTAGATACCATGATCGTTctcaataaaataaattctattttGAACTCTCTTAGGTCTTAAGGAGGCATGAAAGATCAGTGTTCTCTCATCTCTACTCTTGATCCAAGTAACCTTGGCTTTTTGAGCAAAGAAAGAGATGTAAGCTTTGTGAATGGCCATGTACTTCTCCTTTGCATTCTGTTCATCAAGcattaaaatagaatttaaagAATCCTTGTTAAGATTCTCTTGAGCTTCCATCATACTTTTTTCTGCTTGAATTTCAGCTTTATAGATGTCGTTGAAGCCTTCTTTGTTGATATCTAGCTAAACATTGCTTTCAATCTCTTTAGCTTTGTCACCATTTTCAACATTAGTGTACCAGATGCCTATTCTTCCAAACTCTGTTTCACTCTTTGATCAAAGCCATCAACATTTTTCCACATAATGTAATACCTGAAGGGCTTTTTCCCACATACCATATTTTGATGAAATAACAAAACTAGACTATGGTAAAACACACCATCAAGTAAGAAGGTTAATGCTTCAGAATGCTGAAAAGAACCAGCCCATTTCTCATTGACTAAGGCTCAATCAATCATTGAGAACACCCTGTATTCTGGCTTTTGCTTATTATTTCAGGTGAAAAACGATCGTGAGAATTTAAAATCTTCTAGAAAACATGTCTCAACACACTTTCTAAAATAGAGATGGTTGTTTATTTGAGTTCTTCCCCACTGATTCATTTGCAGTTAGAATATCATTAAAATAACCTAAGACAATCCAAGCTCTATCCACATGAACCGAGATGTCTTTCAAATCGTGCCATATTtaacttcttctcttttcttcattAAATCCACACACAAAAGTTATATAGAACTCATCCTATTGATGTCTTGACTGTGCTAAATACTGAATCAGTTGGCTAGTACACACTCTAATATCTATAGAGTACATATTTAGTTGCCAAGCCTGCACTATTCTCCCCTTGTCAAGCTATGGATTGTTTTTCATAAAGCACTAACCcgaaaataaacttgtataAACTAGCCCGGCCAAATTTTTATTCTGAGCCTAACCACACCAACCTTCTTAGAGTAAATCAAGTTCTTGATTTCATTATGCTTTTGCTGGATGTTAATTCcccttaaattctaacaaaaaattttATCCATTAGAGTTGGAGGGATCTCCCCCTCACCTATGTTAACTTCTCTATCTCCATCTTCTCCTTTCTCATTATCAAGAGCATCAAACATATTATCCACTTTGTTTATATTTGTTGCTCATCTGATacaattttcttctcttttacaAACCTGTTGAAATCCATCCTCATCAATAACAGGTTCTTTACTAAGCATATTGTTCTTCTTTGGAACCCAAATTTTCTTCTCTACTTCAATTTTAATGGCTCCTTGTTCCTATACATTTTGGTTTCATGGCCTATCCCTGTGCAAGTATAGCACACCAGTGGCAGCTATTCATATTTCACATCTAATTCTATGTCATGATCATATTCATCAGTAAATGAGATTTTTTCAGGTTAGTCTTAAGCGAAACTTACCTCAATGAGTATTCCAAGATACAGGAGCTTATTCCTGTGTTTAGTAATCTCATCAACTTGTAGTGGACTCCCTATTTGCTCAACTATCTCGAATAGGGATTTTTCCACCAAATACTTAATATCCATGCCCTTCAACTGAATCCAAGTAGCTACTGTTGTAATTATTTCAGTCTTTGTGAAACAAAGTCTCGAATTTCATGGTTTCATGATCATTGGCTTTCAATCGAAGAAGACATATTCTCCCTGTAAAACTCTATTTCTTTGCTCCATATTCTGAAATTGAATGATGAAGATCCCTCGAGCAATCATACTAGCTACCTTATTAACCGAGTCCTTCCATATCGTTCTGACGAAACCACCTAAAATGCTAAGTGGAGGGTTAGCCCCAATTATGTGGCATACAATCAACGGTTGCCAGAAGTTTACCTCATAAGCAATGTCTTCAAAATCAATTTTTACTTTAGACTTAAGTGTGACAATCTCAGATCGAGCTTCTTTGTGTTCATCCACAATTGAATTCCCAAACCTACTCTCCATATTCCGAACTACATTTGATCTCAAAATTGGAGGAGTAGTCTTCATCCCTGTGGTAGCATCTTGTGAGGCTCTATTGGCAATGCTCAACTAATCAGAAAAATCTTGAAGAATTTTGCTTTGCCTTCTGAATTCCTCCTCTGTTTCCTCAAGCGATAAGACCTTCTCACACCATTTTTGCCCTATTTCAAAAACTCCTCGAGCTTCCAGCTCCATCACACGAAAAGAGCATCCATGGACCTAGTTTTGATGACTCGATCAGAAGAAGGCGGCCCTATCTTCCTTCTTTTTGCCTTAGGTTTAGCTTTCCTGTCTCGTCCCTTTTGCCATAGCTCCGGTGAGTACaccaaaagagagagaaagaagagagacAAAACTTTAAaacactttaatttttattattttgttcattCCTTCCCAAAATTCCACTTCTAAACATAGGTTTTTATTTCTTTACTTTTTTTCACAATTCTAGTATCTCCAAATCGAATAATAATGTAACCCTATTGGAAACATTCTACGAGTGTTGTACATCCATTTGTTTGGGCCACTGAAAAAGTATTATCGAATTGCTCATGGAAAGGACTTAGTAACGCTCTTTGTGCAACAAGaaccactacaagaaatgtcacttttgccagcacatttttgtgctggcaaaagttggtattgcgctggtaaaatagaatttacttgtgatgtgttggcaaaagggggttggcaaatcaatgttggtattagaacttttttcagcataaaatgaaaagcgctgacaaaaatgacttttctaagcgcgtaaatgcgctggtaaaagttaaattttagccactgcaaatgtacgctggtaaaactttgacttCTTTGCCAGCGTAATTtgcgaaatgcgctggtaaaactttgacttctttgccagcgcagtttgcgaaatgcactggtaaaaataacttttaccagtacagtagcgaactgtgctggtaaaagtgatatttcttgtagtgaacATATTTCCACTCGGACACAACATACATTAATATTACGTACAAATATATTTACAATGAAGAATTAATGGAGGGTGTGAAGAATTTTGAACCCTAATTATTGAATTACCAATGCTTCAGGTCTCAACCACCAAGAGAGGTTGGCTTATTTATTTGCAAAATGACTTGGTGCGTAGGAGAATTGATTTTAGTATGTACATGCATGAATGAAGTCATAAATTACTAAATATCCATTAAATTTGGTGATAATGATGTAGAAGCCTCGTACGTCATTATTCTGTAGTAATTCtctcttaaataattttattgggatatgattttgtcccgtgtactttcacggaatgtattccgtagtacattagatgggtttcacggtacattaaatgagtgtcagggtacgtttttactttttaaccctaattaccccttgatcaatctcagccgtcagatcaaataactccctcatctgacggctgtCGTAAATCATAAATTACAATCtatgaaagtacaataacgaaacaaaatcatatccctaaatttatattatatatatgggaTTCAATGAGATCCCATGTATTCCCACTGATGTTAAAGCCATATtttgatatacatatataaagagTTACAATATTGCTTCCAATATTGCTTGCTTTACTATAAATGGTCGACAATCGTTTCCATTATGTCTAATTCATAGTTTCTTATTATGTGGGCTACACAGTCATTAGCATATCTGCTACCACTTTGTCACATCATCGTATCATAATATAGTATGAGTTGAGACAAATCAACATTGCAATACTTTATCATAAATAAACATTTgtatacaataaatataattcAACTAAAACATTTTAAGTTACATTAAATTTTCAACTGATGGTCAGCTAATttgacattttttaaaattaattaattggtgAATAAACTGATGTAACTGCttgtataattatattttattccgTGTTGCTACTACTATAAACTCAAAACTTCCACCTGTCAAAATATAATGTGACCTTTGTATATACGTACTtgaatattttcgaattttaaaTTCATGACAATCCATTAATTACTCATATATAATGTATACATGCATACGTAGATCTATACAGTTGGGTTCCAATAAGTCACGTTTATTGCtaaatcaatataaatatatataaatatacatataatatacttTGCTCACTCACTCATTCTCTCACTAGCTTGTTTCATAATTTGATCTATagtgaaagagagagggatCGAGAGAGAGATGAAGAAGATATGGGAGGGAATGCATGAGGTGAAGCCAGCTCTATTGATGATGGTTGCTCAGATTGCGTATGCTGGAGTTAATGTGCTCTACAAATTGGCTGCCAACGATGGAATGAGCTTGAAAGTCATTGTAGCTTATCGCTTTCTTTTCGCCACTGTCTTCATTTTTCCACTTGCTTTCTTCATTGAAAGGTCTAAGTCTAATATATATACTTCTTTGTTTCAAACAAATTCTAATCTTGCTCTATCTAATTAGCTtccaatacatatatatataatttgtttttattttaccaTGAGGAACTTTATTAATATCAAACAAAAAACATTTACTAAATGCAGAggttttatctttttaattaacaaaaactTCTCTCTCTGGCTCTCCATTCTCTTTAGTTCAAGGTTTCTAATATTTTCTTCCCTTCTCCTCTCGGCTAAGGAACTGTTACGGGTCTAGGTCGTGTGACTCGCGTTCCTGGCCAAGGGGCGGCTTCCGGGGGCGACTCGTTTTTAGTTTGGAGACACAAAAACAAAACtagtttttcattttattatttttaataattatttaaataatttttgtaatcATCATCtactttgtattttatttttttttattattgtttaatagtattttacaatcaattaataatttaatatcttaataataggCTTGGCCCGGTTCGAACCCAtcactttttgtttttttttccattCCTTATATATATTAACTTCATTTATGTGACATCATTCGTTTTTCCTTACTTTTTCTCATTACACtttttttactttctttttcaagaatttaataaaaaaattaaaaataaaaattagaaaatatatttttattttttaacatttaaaattgtatttttaatacaaaaataatatttttatattcttggtttatattttttaatttgtattttttatttatttgaaaatagaCATTTATATGAAGAAACAAGTTCGGCCGTACATATATTCATATGAAGTTTTCTGGTATTGAGGTAGCCTCAACAATACTAATTATATTATGAAAGCTCAGCTAGCCCATTATGGGCACCACAATGAAATTATCTATCTAAAAATTTTAGAAAAGTTACAGCTCAAAAAAGACTTTAATTAGATAAATAGttctcttgtttttttttaggaACAAAAGAGCTACATAATTCACAccactatttttaatttttcatctttttatatctaaaaatatatttttgatagaaCGCATGTATCTAATATTAACATATAGTTTGCTTGCTATATGCCCTTGATCtataaactaattaattaattgccAATGTATAACTTCACAGGAAAATAAGGCCAAAGCTGACTTGGAAGATTCTTTTTCAGGCATTTTTTTGTGGGTTGTTTGGGTAAGTTTAGTGTACTCATGTATTATATTCATATATTGGGGACACACTTTAAATGAGTGTTTCGATAGAGCTTTTGTTTCCGTATATGAAAgagttttttaattaattaatatctttTCATGATGGCACATGGTAAAGTTACTAAAATGGCAtgtgtaaatttttagaaaatttacaatagtttataataaatatatatatatatatatttgatctcaGGGTTGGAGTTGATTTAAaagtaattagggttaaaaaatggTAACGTACCCTAAGATTTATTATTAAGTACCCTGAGATTCATCTAATGTTCTCCGTACATCACGGAATATATTTTGTGAAAAGTACATCACGGaacaaaatcgtgtccctatatatattattgcacGTGGagtacttttttttaattaaactagtgATGAGTAActgtttaaatttaatttctaaaattgtataatctattcagaattttttaaaaatttacaagtagTTCTAATAACTACAACGTAcacaatcataaaaaaaattaaactaaaagaatttttaaataccgaaacaaataaaaaatctacCACAATAGTACTTTAGAAGGGTCTACTAATTCTATATATAAACTATTAATGTatagttataatatattatattatacttATACGAGCAAGATTATAGTAGGACTTAgcaaaagttccctaccggtagggaattttttttgaccattgattttagatcatgtggttattattatgtaaggtgtatactcttacgataggactgcttgtatacgattaaaactttatacatattataataatatttaatgatatttatttttttaaaaaaataataataattaaaaaatttattaatttttattttgaattattattatttttttaaaaattactttgaattatttttatattggtatttattttcaaaagagagttattttttttaaaactcttttttttttttttgcttcttaTTTTTTGGCATTTCATAATTTACTGCtggtttttttatgtttatacctagttttttctttgttttgcttTTAGGTTGTGCGTAATTCTGGTGTTATTGACTGTTTTTTTAGCGATTTTTATCTTGTTCTTGTTTGGCTGCTCTTTTGAGATgccacttataaaaaaaaaattaattaattcggttagatattattttttttgctaaaaaaattGAGCTTAGGAGAAGCAAGTTGGTACGGTTATAATTAAAGAGCATCTAAAATCATTCAAGAAATCCTACATTAGAAGAatgtttgaaaataaatatctatataaaaataatttaaattaattttaaaaaataataataattaataaataaaaattaataaattttttaattattaatattattttatttttaaaataaatatattattaaatattattataatatgtataaagttttaattgtatacaagcagtcCTATAGTAAGAGTATATACCTTACATCATAATAACCACAAGATCTAAAATTaacggtaaaaaaaaaaattccttacCGGTAGGAAATTTTTGCTAGGTTTTACCATAGTATTACCCTATACTTATATATGATGAAGCTTATACGTATATCTTTATATAATAGATAGATGGTGATGGAGAAGCCTATATCAAATATTAATGATCAATGatcaataaatttatataaattgagTTAGGGTTTGTTgcaaatattgtatatatatacgttTAATGTTAGGGTTATAATATGTAGATGGAGATTTATATGGTTTACTtaattaggatatttttttaatttttttattgcttCAATTTTCTAGTTAATTTTTTATGCGGCCATACGtaaatatatttgaaattttaataattttatttaactattaattattttttgtattgtttttaaatattaataaacgatatttataaacttattaaaaaataaaaaaaataagacaattaaaaaaaataattagaatgaTTATTAGCACCCTATACCATAactctatatctatatataaatagtcATATTCTTAGAGATAGTGATCTTTCTTCCAAATTGTGTAccttcaatttaattttttttcctactAAAAAGAAGTTGAACGAATACTTATTTCAGAAGATGTGCAACTCTTATCTAcattgtaaaagaaaaaaatgaaacacaatctaatataaatttaatacaGGGGATCATTGGTACAAAATTTATACATTCAAAGTTTAAATGTAACATCAGCAACGTTCGCTTCTGCCATGAGCAATCTCATTCCTGCTATAACTTTTATTTTAGCTGTCTCTTTCAGGTACATTAATTCTCTCCCTCTTTCatcaaaattattgttatttgaaattttaaaatctgTAACACTatacataattaatattattaattaaaaaaatgtgagattcatgaatatatatatttggtaagAGTGAAattgaatattaaattacactaattaatagatatatatatatatgcttccATTTATAATTATTAGCACTTTAGGTGTTGCTCAGAGCCAATGTACTCTATGGCCAGCGAGCATACCTTCATCAATTTTTCATGAAATTTGTTAGTTTTAGTAATATATGTGTAGATATAAGTAAAGAATGTAAGAGATTTTACTTATAATGATTgataaattaagaaattataattttattgtaaaatatattaaaaaaataatataagaaattgattaaataaatattatttcataCTTAAAGAAAAAGTACTacaaaaatttttatttttagtcacaataaaattt
This Cannabis sativa cultivar Pink pepper isolate KNU-18-1 chromosome 6, ASM2916894v1, whole genome shotgun sequence DNA region includes the following protein-coding sequences:
- the LOC133039330 gene encoding uncharacterized protein LOC133039330; its protein translation is MAKKTNFFVAFVYGFNDEVGRRDLWGDERIGSNVRCKNSSEFWDYVNECHLKDVKYPGNFYTWCNKQIGDERIYSKIDRVLANPTWLNLHHTAEVIFQNEGLFDHSLAVLTIFTSPPGGKKPFRYSRMWSSHPVYRRLVQSRWQEIDNGTKMYQVVSKLKGLKPLLKQLNKQFFFFDLPAANAKAKEDLDACQSKLHQNPLNNELQSIKVAARKEYATIQAAYISFLQQKAKLL